From a single Kingella potus genomic region:
- a CDS encoding SemiSWEET family transporter, which yields MTEKQMKILSVVATITAVGMYVSYIPQIQNNLNGQPGSWLQPLVAAVNCTLWVAYGLLKKQRDWPVALANAPGIFLGLITFITSIMTF from the coding sequence ATGACCGAAAAACAAATGAAAATCCTGTCCGTCGTCGCCACCATCACCGCCGTCGGAATGTACGTCTCCTACATCCCCCAAATCCAAAACAATCTTAATGGCCAGCCCGGCTCGTGGCTCCAGCCCCTCGTCGCCGCCGTCAACTGCACCCTGTGGGTGGCCTACGGCCTGCTGAAAAAACAGCGCGACTGGCCCGTCGCCCTTGCCAACGCCCCCGGCATCTTCCTCGGCCTGATTACCTTCATCACCAGCATCATGACGTTCTAA
- a CDS encoding MlaC/ttg2D family ABC transporter substrate-binding protein, translating to MYKATVAAVLIAAAPVVQAAQNHPAQQQVQQNIDAMIGIVKNKSLNEQQRIRQVEQYADRFLDYERLSATAVGLPWRQFSAQQKQEFIRAFKDMVIAMYARSAMINAERADVKVLPKMTTHGNKTDVYSEILTPSGKKYEVGYQLYQSGNVYKLYNIQVDGVSIVTVYRNQFGELIAQKGIDGMIEAVKNKSLKKAE from the coding sequence ATGTATAAAGCAACCGTAGCCGCCGTCCTGATTGCCGCCGCCCCCGTTGTGCAGGCCGCGCAAAACCACCCCGCGCAGCAACAGGTGCAGCAGAACATCGACGCGATGATAGGCATTGTGAAAAACAAATCGCTCAACGAGCAGCAGCGCATCCGCCAGGTGGAGCAGTATGCCGACCGCTTCCTTGATTACGAACGCCTCTCGGCCACCGCCGTCGGCCTGCCGTGGCGGCAGTTTTCCGCGCAGCAGAAACAAGAATTTATCCGCGCATTCAAAGATATGGTTATCGCCATGTACGCCCGTTCCGCCATGATAAACGCCGAACGCGCCGACGTGAAAGTGCTGCCGAAAATGACGACGCACGGCAACAAAACCGACGTTTATTCGGAAATCCTCACCCCCTCGGGCAAAAAATACGAAGTGGGCTACCAGCTCTACCAGAGCGGCAACGTCTATAAGCTCTACAACATCCAGGTAGACGGCGTAAGCATTGTTACCGTCTACCGCAACCAGTTCGGCGAACTCATCGCGCAAAAAGGCATCGACGGTATGATCGAAGCCGTGAAAAACAAAAGCCTGAAAAAAGCGGAATAG
- a CDS encoding LutB/LldF family L-lactate oxidation iron-sulfur protein encodes MSTQTVHFHPKPETFKQNAREALADQPLRKSLRTAMDMLMGKRKAVLSDEEELQLLRTLCEHIRQRSLSRLPELLEQLEANLTRLGVKIHWAETPDQACRIIHGIIAAHDGKLMVKGKSMVSEEIELNHYLGERGIKAVESDLGEFIVQMAGEKPTHIVMPAIHKTKEQVSELFHQHLDTPLTDDVDRLTGFARQALRDVYRTADVGLSGVNFAVAETGTLCLVENEGNGRLSTTVPPVHIAITGIEKVVAKLSDIPPLYSLLPRSAIGQNITTYFNMITGPRRSGELDGPQEMHLVLLDNGRSQAYAEEQMRRTLQCIRCGACMNHCPVYTRIGGAAYGTTYPGPIGEIVSPHLLGLDATRDLPTACTMCGACDEVCPVRIPITAQMRRLREEAQRAPDEKVPHPIRGQGASHTLAEQWAWRTFDGIFSGKKAYRAFGWAATTFRALTPSSQLGWTNHRKPMKPAAKTLHELMKERQMQK; translated from the coding sequence ATGAGCACCCAAACCGTACACTTCCACCCCAAGCCCGAAACCTTCAAACAAAACGCCCGCGAAGCCCTCGCCGACCAGCCCCTGCGCAAAAGCCTGCGCACCGCGATGGACATGCTGATGGGCAAACGCAAAGCCGTCCTGTCCGACGAAGAAGAGCTGCAACTGCTGCGCACCCTGTGCGAACACATCCGCCAACGCTCCCTTTCCCGCCTGCCCGAGCTGCTCGAACAGCTCGAAGCCAACCTGACACGCCTCGGTGTCAAAATCCACTGGGCCGAAACCCCCGACCAGGCCTGCCGCATCATCCACGGCATCATCGCCGCACACGACGGCAAGCTGATGGTAAAAGGCAAATCCATGGTCAGCGAAGAAATCGAGCTAAACCACTACCTCGGCGAGCGCGGCATCAAAGCCGTCGAAAGCGACCTGGGCGAATTTATCGTCCAAATGGCCGGCGAAAAGCCCACCCACATCGTCATGCCCGCCATCCACAAAACCAAAGAGCAAGTCAGCGAACTCTTCCACCAACACCTCGACACACCCCTCACCGACGACGTAGACCGACTGACCGGCTTCGCCCGCCAAGCATTGCGCGACGTATACCGCACCGCCGATGTCGGCCTCTCCGGAGTCAACTTCGCCGTAGCCGAAACCGGCACGCTGTGTCTGGTGGAAAACGAAGGCAACGGCCGCCTGTCCACCACCGTCCCCCCCGTCCACATCGCCATCACCGGCATAGAAAAAGTCGTTGCCAAACTCTCCGACATCCCTCCCCTGTACAGCCTGCTGCCCCGCTCCGCCATCGGCCAAAACATCACCACCTACTTCAACATGATTACCGGCCCGCGCCGCAGCGGCGAACTCGACGGCCCGCAGGAAATGCACCTCGTCCTCCTCGACAACGGCCGCAGCCAGGCCTATGCCGAAGAACAAATGCGCCGCACCCTCCAATGCATCCGCTGCGGCGCATGCATGAACCACTGCCCCGTCTACACCCGCATCGGCGGCGCGGCCTACGGCACCACCTATCCCGGCCCCATCGGCGAAATCGTCTCCCCCCACCTCCTCGGACTCGATGCCACCCGCGACCTCCCCACCGCCTGCACCATGTGCGGCGCGTGCGACGAAGTCTGCCCCGTACGCATCCCCATCACCGCCCAAATGCGCCGCCTGCGCGAAGAAGCCCAGCGCGCCCCCGACGAAAAAGTCCCCCACCCCATACGCGGCCAAGGCGCATCGCACACCCTGGCCGAACAATGGGCATGGCGCACCTTCGACGGCATATTCAGCGGCAAAAAAGCCTACCGCGCCTTCGGCTGGGCCGCCACCACCTTCCGCGCCCTCACCCCCTCATCGCAACTGGGCTGGACCAACCACCGCAAACCCATGAAACCCGCCGCCAAAACCCTGCACGAACTCATGAAAGAGCGGCAAATGCAGAAATAG
- a CDS encoding ABC transporter permease subunit, which translates to MSVNIKRRLRPGRKLVIGIPYVWLLLLFLVPFFIVLKISFAEQDVKIPPYTDLFVTDPETGRQTLYLVTQNYKEIFQNFGGTLAQMVGLSPSDGNANMYLRTYWSSVKTASLTTLICLLLGYPMAYAISRAKPAYRNGLLLAIMLPFWTSFLLRVYAWTGLLSFNGIINHLLQKYGLISEPFNMFYNAFSLQLVMVYAYLPFMILPLYTQLTKLDHRLLEAASDLGAGPVKSFFTITLPLSKTGIIAGSMLVFVPAVGEFVIPDLTAGSENLMIGKVLWMTFFDQNNWPLASALAVVMVVLLVFPITLYHRYENRQLEQERGRNG; encoded by the coding sequence ATGTCCGTCAACATCAAACGCCGCCTGCGCCCGGGGCGCAAACTCGTCATCGGCATCCCCTATGTCTGGCTGCTGCTGCTGTTTCTCGTGCCGTTTTTCATCGTGCTGAAAATCAGCTTTGCCGAACAGGATGTCAAAATCCCCCCCTATACCGACCTGTTCGTTACCGACCCCGAAACCGGCAGGCAGACCCTGTACCTCGTAACGCAAAACTACAAGGAAATCTTCCAAAACTTCGGCGGCACGCTTGCCCAAATGGTCGGCCTCTCGCCCTCCGACGGCAATGCCAATATGTACCTGCGCACCTACTGGTCGTCGGTCAAAACCGCCAGCCTGACCACCCTTATCTGCCTGCTGCTCGGCTATCCGATGGCCTACGCCATCTCCCGCGCCAAACCGGCCTACCGCAACGGCCTGCTTCTGGCCATCATGCTGCCCTTTTGGACTTCCTTCCTGCTGCGTGTCTACGCTTGGACGGGGCTGCTGAGCTTCAACGGCATCATCAACCACCTGTTGCAGAAATACGGCCTCATCAGCGAGCCGTTTAATATGTTTTACAACGCCTTTTCGCTGCAACTGGTGATGGTGTACGCCTACCTGCCCTTCATGATCCTGCCGCTCTACACCCAACTTACCAAGCTCGACCACCGCCTGCTCGAAGCCGCATCCGATTTGGGCGCGGGGCCGGTCAAATCGTTTTTCACCATCACCCTGCCGCTGTCGAAAACCGGCATCATCGCCGGCTCGATGCTGGTGTTCGTGCCCGCCGTCGGCGAGTTCGTCATTCCCGACCTGACCGCAGGCTCGGAAAACCTGATGATCGGCAAAGTGCTGTGGATGACTTTCTTCGACCAAAACAACTGGCCGCTGGCCTCCGCGCTGGCCGTCGTCATGGTTGTGCTGCTGGTTTTCCCCATCACCCTCTACCACCGTTACGAAAACCGCCAGCTCGAACAGGAAAGGGGCAGAAATGGCTAA
- a CDS encoding ABC transporter ATP-binding protein — translation MKMTTESAAQPYLQIKGLVKKFGENFAVNHISLDIEQHEIFALLGSSGSGKSTLLRMLAGMETPSEGSIILDGQDITALAPYDRPINMMFQSYALFPHMTVEQNIAFGLKQDKVPPEEIRERVDEMLRLVQMSKFAKRKPHQLSGGQQQRVALARSLAKRPKLLLLDEPLGALDKKLRQQTQLELVNTLEKVGVTCIMVTHDQEEAMTMATRVAIMSDGELQQVDTPSNIYDYPNSRFTAEFIGETNIFEGTVAHKDDSHTLIDCPELPSKVYTDQKFEAQNGQTVWVSIRPEDIDLHKEKPAHRDTHNWAKGTVKDIAYLGSYAIYHVQTDSGRIVKSQVPAPYWYVRNIAPPTWGDEVYLDWPENQPTPLTR, via the coding sequence TTGAAGATGACCACAGAATCCGCCGCCCAGCCCTATCTGCAAATCAAAGGACTGGTTAAAAAATTCGGTGAAAATTTCGCCGTCAACCACATCAGCCTCGACATCGAGCAACACGAAATCTTCGCCCTGCTCGGCAGCTCCGGCTCGGGCAAATCCACCCTGCTGCGGATGCTGGCCGGCATGGAAACCCCCTCGGAGGGCAGCATCATCCTCGACGGACAGGACATTACCGCCCTCGCCCCCTACGACCGCCCCATCAATATGATGTTCCAAAGCTACGCCCTCTTCCCGCATATGACGGTGGAGCAGAACATCGCCTTCGGCCTGAAACAGGACAAAGTCCCCCCCGAAGAAATCCGCGAGCGTGTGGACGAAATGCTGCGCCTCGTTCAGATGTCCAAATTCGCCAAACGCAAGCCGCACCAGCTCTCCGGCGGCCAACAGCAGCGCGTCGCCCTCGCCCGCTCGCTGGCCAAACGCCCCAAACTGCTGCTTTTGGACGAACCCCTGGGCGCACTCGACAAAAAACTGCGCCAGCAGACCCAGCTCGAGCTGGTCAACACTCTGGAAAAAGTCGGCGTAACCTGCATCATGGTTACCCACGACCAGGAAGAAGCCATGACCATGGCCACCCGCGTGGCGATTATGTCCGACGGCGAGCTGCAACAAGTGGACACCCCCAGCAACATCTACGACTACCCCAACAGCCGCTTTACCGCCGAATTTATCGGCGAAACCAATATCTTCGAAGGCACAGTCGCCCACAAAGACGACAGCCACACCCTGATCGACTGCCCCGAACTGCCGAGCAAGGTCTATACCGACCAGAAATTCGAGGCGCAAAACGGCCAAACGGTATGGGTGAGCATCCGTCCCGAAGACATCGACCTGCACAAGGAAAAACCCGCCCACCGCGACACCCACAACTGGGCAAAAGGCACGGTAAAAGACATCGCCTATCTGGGCAGCTACGCGATTTACCACGTACAGACCGACAGCGGCCGCATCGTCAAAAGCCAGGTGCCCGCACCCTACTGGTATGTACGCAACATCGCACCCCCGACCTGGGGCGACGAAGTGTATCTCGACTGGCCGGAAAACCAACCCACCCCGCTGACCCGCTAG
- a CDS encoding ABC transporter permease subunit, whose translation MAKKQNLSWFLKAALFLGLLFLYIPLVVLVIYSFNDSKLVTVWGGFSTKWYAKLLNNDQILDAAWLSLRIAVSASLAAVVLGTLAGYALARIKRFRGSTLFAGMVSAPMVMPDVITGLSMLLLIMQVQTMLKGIFGNADWLGNGFFTIFLGHTTLCMAYITVLIRARLSELDQSLEEAAMDLGARPLKIFFVITLPLIVPAISSGFLLGVTLSLDDLVITSFLSGPGSSTLPQVIFSRVKLGLDPQMNVLATIIIGVVGTLVILLNWYVMRQTTRREREAAEAERQEKLAIEQALHH comes from the coding sequence ATGGCTAAAAAACAGAATCTTTCATGGTTTCTCAAAGCCGCACTCTTCCTCGGCCTGCTGTTCCTCTACATCCCCCTCGTCGTGCTGGTCATCTACTCCTTCAACGACTCCAAACTCGTTACCGTCTGGGGCGGATTCTCCACCAAATGGTATGCCAAGCTGCTGAACAACGACCAAATCCTCGATGCCGCCTGGCTGTCGCTGCGCATTGCAGTCAGTGCCTCACTGGCCGCCGTCGTCCTCGGCACGCTGGCCGGCTACGCCCTTGCCCGCATCAAACGCTTCCGGGGCAGCACCCTGTTTGCCGGCATGGTATCCGCCCCGATGGTGATGCCCGACGTGATTACCGGCCTGTCCATGCTGCTGCTCATCATGCAGGTGCAAACCATGCTCAAAGGCATCTTCGGCAACGCAGACTGGCTGGGCAACGGCTTCTTCACCATCTTCCTCGGCCACACCACCCTGTGCATGGCCTATATTACCGTCCTCATCCGCGCCCGCCTGAGCGAGCTCGACCAATCGCTCGAAGAGGCCGCAATGGATCTGGGTGCAAGGCCGCTGAAAATCTTTTTCGTCATTACCCTGCCCCTTATCGTCCCCGCCATCTCTTCCGGCTTTCTGCTCGGCGTAACCCTCTCGCTCGATGATTTGGTCATTACCTCCTTCCTCTCCGGCCCGGGATCGTCCACCCTGCCGCAGGTTATCTTCTCCCGCGTCAAACTCGGCCTCGACCCGCAGATGAACGTACTCGCCACCATCATCATCGGCGTTGTCGGCACCCTCGTCATCCTGCTCAACTGGTACGTCATGCGCCAGACCACCCGCCGCGAACGCGAAGCCGCAGAAGCCGAACGGCAGGAAAAACTGGCAATAGAACAAGCACTTCACCACTAG
- a CDS encoding IS1595 family transposase yields MKITHCKLKKSIQKKLLQFFVLEVTARSAADLLGIHPNSAALFYRKIREVISYYLSLEADAVFDGAVELDESYFGGHRKGKRGRGAAGKVAVFGILKRGGKVYTVVVKNAKIETLLPVITRKIMPDSIVYTDCLSSYDVLDVSGFTHHRINHSKLFADRQNHINGIENFWNQAKRVLRKYNGIDRKSFPLFLKECEFRFNFGTPSEQLKVLRRWCEI; encoded by the coding sequence ATGAAGATAACCCATTGTAAACTAAAAAAGAGTATCCAAAAAAAACTCCTTCAATTTTTTGTACTCGAAGTTACCGCCCGTTCTGCTGCCGATTTATTGGGCATCCACCCCAATTCAGCAGCACTGTTTTACCGCAAAATTCGTGAAGTCATCAGCTACTATCTTTCATTGGAAGCTGACGCTGTTTTTGATGGCGCTGTCGAATTAGATGAAAGCTATTTCGGTGGGCATCGTAAAGGCAAACGGGGGCGCGGAGCAGCGGGAAAAGTGGCGGTATTTGGTATTCTTAAACGGGGTGGGAAGGTTTATACCGTGGTTGTTAAGAATGCCAAAATAGAAACCTTACTTCCTGTTATCACAAGAAAAATCATGCCTGACAGCATTGTTTATACCGATTGTTTAAGCAGCTATGACGTGTTGGATGTAAGTGGTTTTACCCACCACCGCATCAACCACAGCAAGCTGTTTGCCGACAGACAAAACCATATCAACGGCATTGAGAATTTTTGGAATCAGGCAAAACGGGTTCTGCGAAAATATAACGGAATTGACCGTAAATCTTTCCCTCTTTTCTTGAAAGAATGTGAGTTTCGTTTTAACTTTGGTACACCGTCCGAGCAGCTTAAAGTGCTGCGTCGGTGGTGTGAAATTTAG
- a CDS encoding HlyD family secretion protein, with product MKKAIWLLLAAASAAGGFFYYRAHEAGSLPAGIASSNGRLELNRIDVASLYPGRVKTVNVEEGADVAAGDILAELSSDTSSSRLEEAQAAELRQRESVRRAQAAGEQMRRTVARAQANVEAARQQRKVAKMEWDNARKMLSDHLVSQAEAERRRADYERAAAAVKAAEAAQAEAQSTVAQSLAAQAEAQAGTRQAAAAVKSAAAANDDMNIRAPIAGRVEYKIAEAGNVVASGSKVVSLLDPSDVSMSIFLPNHDAGRLKVGGEARIRLDSIDAVFPAQVKFIATDAQFTPKSVETENERAKLMFKVRLKIPADTAVKYKGLLKGGMTGNGYVKTDDKAEWPQDLAVRLPQ from the coding sequence ATGAAAAAAGCGATTTGGCTGTTGCTTGCCGCCGCATCGGCGGCAGGCGGTTTTTTCTACTACCGCGCACATGAGGCCGGCAGCCTGCCCGCAGGGATTGCGTCGTCCAACGGGCGGCTGGAGCTGAACCGCATCGATGTGGCCAGCCTCTATCCGGGCCGTGTGAAAACGGTGAATGTCGAAGAGGGGGCGGATGTGGCGGCCGGCGACATTTTGGCCGAACTCTCGTCCGATACCAGCAGCAGCCGTTTGGAAGAAGCGCAGGCAGCCGAGCTGCGCCAGCGGGAAAGCGTGCGGCGGGCGCAGGCGGCAGGCGAGCAGATGCGGCGCACCGTGGCGCGGGCGCAGGCGAATGTCGAGGCCGCACGCCAGCAGCGGAAGGTGGCGAAAATGGAATGGGACAATGCGCGGAAAATGCTGTCCGACCATCTCGTTTCCCAAGCCGAAGCCGAACGCCGCCGCGCCGATTACGAGCGTGCCGCCGCCGCCGTGAAAGCCGCCGAGGCGGCACAAGCCGAAGCACAGTCCACCGTTGCCCAGAGCCTGGCCGCCCAAGCCGAGGCGCAGGCGGGTACGCGGCAGGCCGCCGCCGCCGTGAAGTCTGCCGCCGCCGCCAACGACGATATGAATATCCGCGCACCGATTGCGGGCAGGGTGGAATATAAAATCGCCGAAGCCGGCAATGTGGTGGCCTCCGGCTCGAAAGTGGTCAGCCTGCTTGATCCGTCCGATGTGTCGATGAGCATTTTTCTGCCGAATCATGATGCAGGCCGTCTGAAAGTGGGCGGCGAGGCGCGTATCCGGCTGGACAGCATCGATGCCGTTTTTCCCGCACAGGTAAAATTCATCGCCACCGACGCGCAGTTCACGCCCAAATCGGTGGAAACGGAAAACGAGCGTGCCAAGCTGATGTTTAAGGTCAGGCTGAAGATTCCCGCCGACACCGCCGTAAAATACAAAGGCCTACTCAAAGGCGGGATGACCGGCAACGGCTATGTCAAAACCGACGACAAAGCCGAATGGCCGCAGGATTTGGCAGTCAGGCTGCCGCAGTAG
- a CDS encoding (Fe-S)-binding protein, producing MNANPEKSIGGKPADVYFFGTCLLDIFMPEAGLDAVTLIEQQGIRVHFPMAQSCCGQPAYTSGHPQEAFDVAAAQLDLFPENWPIVVPSGSCGGMMKHHWPQLFKGSVHEAKAEDTAARVIEFTHFLLDIGYTPEDKGGNIKVAVHTSCGARREMGVHLTGWKLIDSLKNVERVVHDHESECCGFGGTFSVKQPDISGAMVADKVSALKAAEAVEIVSADAGCMMNIGGKIAKDEPQMPRPKHIATFLLERTGGKA from the coding sequence ATGAATGCAAACCCCGAAAAAAGCATCGGCGGCAAACCCGCAGATGTCTATTTTTTCGGCACCTGCCTGCTCGACATTTTTATGCCCGAAGCCGGTTTGGATGCCGTTACCCTAATCGAACAGCAAGGCATACGGGTACACTTCCCCATGGCGCAAAGCTGCTGCGGCCAGCCCGCCTACACCTCCGGCCACCCGCAGGAAGCATTCGACGTGGCCGCCGCCCAGCTCGATCTCTTTCCCGAAAACTGGCCCATCGTCGTCCCTTCCGGATCGTGCGGCGGCATGATGAAACACCACTGGCCGCAGCTTTTCAAAGGCAGCGTCCACGAAGCGAAAGCCGAAGACACCGCCGCCCGCGTGATCGAATTTACCCACTTCCTCCTCGACATCGGCTACACCCCCGAAGACAAAGGCGGCAACATCAAAGTAGCCGTCCACACCTCCTGCGGCGCACGACGCGAAATGGGCGTACACCTCACAGGCTGGAAACTGATCGACAGCCTGAAAAACGTCGAACGCGTGGTGCACGACCACGAAAGCGAATGCTGCGGCTTCGGCGGCACCTTCTCCGTCAAACAGCCCGACATTTCCGGCGCGATGGTTGCCGACAAAGTCTCCGCCCTCAAAGCCGCCGAAGCCGTGGAAATCGTCAGCGCGGATGCGGGCTGCATGATGAACATCGGCGGCAAAATCGCCAAAGACGAGCCGCAGATGCCCCGTCCCAAACACATTGCCACCTTTCTTTTGGAACGCACCGGAGGCAAAGCATGA
- the tpx gene encoding thiol peroxidase, protein MSKVTLQGNPVEIGGTFPAAGQTAPAFSLAAGDLSDKAAADFAGKRKVLNIFPSVDTNVCAQSVRTFNERASSLDNAVVLCISADLPFAQARFCGAEGLDNVVSLSTFRSGFARDYGVAVESGPLRGLTARAVIVLDENNKVLHAELVPEIAREPDYDAALAVL, encoded by the coding sequence ATGAGCAAAGTAACCCTGCAAGGCAATCCCGTCGAAATCGGCGGCACCTTCCCCGCCGCCGGCCAAACCGCACCCGCCTTCTCGCTGGCTGCGGGCGATCTGTCCGACAAAGCCGCCGCCGACTTCGCCGGCAAACGCAAAGTGCTGAACATCTTCCCCAGCGTGGACACCAACGTCTGCGCCCAATCCGTGCGCACCTTCAACGAACGCGCCTCCTCGCTGGACAATGCCGTCGTGCTGTGCATCTCCGCCGACCTGCCCTTCGCACAGGCTCGCTTCTGCGGCGCGGAAGGTTTGGACAACGTCGTATCGCTCTCCACCTTCCGCAGCGGTTTTGCCCGCGATTACGGCGTGGCAGTCGAAAGCGGCCCGCTGCGCGGCCTCACCGCCCGCGCCGTCATCGTTTTGGATGAAAACAACAAAGTACTGCACGCCGAACTCGTGCCCGAAATCGCCCGCGAACCGGATTACGATGCCGCGCTGGCGGTGCTGTAA
- a CDS encoding bacteriohemerythrin, translating into MAYFDWTPDLDSGITLVDEQHKILVRCINELHEANSRKDFGAEGKIIEDLIRYTVEHFTDEERLMDEAGYPLSKQHKTIHQRFVDKVGEMQKSHQAGEDIGQELLDVLHSWLFTHISHHDRGFIAVVQSHLAKQQAENETSAAETAIQNAFAHPRHSGGGFATVSDKEADGTHAAAEEPTDTFAQARQKIGDLKIWR; encoded by the coding sequence ATGGCCTATTTCGACTGGACACCCGACTTGGACAGCGGCATCACTCTGGTAGACGAACAGCACAAAATCCTCGTACGCTGCATCAACGAGCTGCACGAAGCCAACAGCCGCAAAGATTTCGGCGCGGAAGGAAAAATCATCGAAGACCTCATCCGCTACACCGTCGAACACTTTACCGACGAAGAACGGCTGATGGACGAAGCCGGTTATCCTTTGAGCAAACAGCACAAAACCATCCACCAGCGTTTCGTAGACAAAGTCGGCGAAATGCAGAAAAGCCACCAGGCCGGCGAAGACATCGGCCAAGAGCTGCTGGACGTGCTGCACTCGTGGCTTTTTACCCACATCAGCCACCACGACCGCGGCTTTATCGCCGTCGTGCAAAGCCATTTGGCCAAACAGCAGGCCGAAAACGAAACATCGGCTGCGGAAACCGCAATCCAAAACGCTTTCGCCCACCCGCGCCACAGCGGCGGCGGCTTTGCCACCGTATCCGACAAAGAAGCCGACGGCACGCACGCCGCAGCGGAAGAACCAACCGACACATTCGCCCAAGCACGGCAGAAAATCGGCGATTTGAAAATCTGGCGTTAG
- a CDS encoding YiiX/YebB-like N1pC/P60 family cysteine hydrolase: MHNSQEKKNGYIIYYDQLKAGDIILTAENSLISKGVRCATNSQFSHVMMMINQSSYIHAISSGVQSGNIQRLIIEKPEYIRVLRLNKSEIDLENIISYLRKNISKPYSVSNAINAKFKIPFDFNSLETKRYCSQLVALAYEEAGIKLVKDANHCTPKEIAQSKNLIDVYIELTSLQDPIIDQNYLNQIFQPNLLDEFAKIENNAVNEVSKLSKTKLSRYSITDFLCKNPNYDNKFVEVFDKHNYFEFYNKFKQANKYRYGDFQEFVQGLNKQDPGEEVARLRKMAEELTTFHENALVVVKQNYQHFPLHFFKKEVELQKNLCEMYGQLLDNCIQFNS, from the coding sequence ATGCATAACTCACAAGAGAAAAAGAATGGATACATAATTTATTACGATCAACTAAAAGCTGGAGATATTATTCTTACTGCTGAAAATAGTTTGATTAGCAAGGGGGTACGGTGTGCAACCAATAGCCAATTTTCCCATGTAATGATGATGATTAATCAAAGTTCTTATATTCATGCCATTTCTAGTGGAGTCCAGAGTGGAAATATTCAAAGGCTCATTATTGAAAAACCTGAATACATCCGTGTTTTACGATTAAACAAATCAGAAATAGACCTAGAAAATATTATTAGCTACTTAAGAAAAAACATATCAAAACCCTACTCAGTTTCCAATGCAATTAATGCTAAATTCAAAATTCCATTTGATTTCAACTCACTAGAAACGAAAAGGTACTGCTCACAATTGGTGGCTTTGGCTTATGAGGAGGCCGGAATTAAGTTAGTTAAGGATGCTAATCACTGTACTCCTAAGGAAATTGCACAATCTAAAAATTTAATTGATGTCTATATAGAACTTACTTCATTACAAGATCCAATAATAGACCAAAACTATCTAAATCAAATTTTTCAGCCTAACTTGTTAGATGAATTTGCCAAAATAGAAAACAATGCCGTAAATGAGGTAAGTAAGTTATCTAAAACAAAATTAAGCCGTTATTCGATAACTGATTTTTTATGTAAAAACCCCAATTATGACAATAAGTTTGTTGAGGTTTTTGACAAGCATAACTATTTTGAATTTTATAATAAATTTAAGCAAGCTAATAAATATCGCTATGGAGACTTTCAAGAATTCGTGCAAGGCTTAAATAAACAAGACCCAGGTGAAGAAGTAGCTAGGCTAAGAAAGATGGCTGAGGAACTGACAACCTTCCATGAAAATGCACTAGTTGTTGTTAAGCAGAATTATCAGCACTTCCCTCTTCACTTTTTTAAAAAAGAAGTTGAATTACAAAAAAATCTTTGTGAGATGTATGGCCAATTACTAGATAATTGCATCCAATTTAATTCTTAA
- a CDS encoding LutC/YkgG family protein gives MSARENILAKLKKADAYPMQEPRIDEYYREIRPEWESETARLQHWAATMRAVKTEILWVTRQNWPQAMLEAARKKGLKNILLPLHTEHGKAAAEVFQTASDIAVKTFDRPIEEWKDEYFADIDAGFTSARCGIAHTGTLILWPDAQEPRSQSLVPPVHICLFDTAKMYDTFHHAVAGENMAQNMPTNVVLVSGPSKTADIQLTLAYGAHGPRDLIVLAVLPDHIAPSYMETAA, from the coding sequence ATGAGCGCGCGCGAAAACATACTGGCCAAGCTCAAAAAAGCCGATGCCTACCCGATGCAGGAACCCCGGATTGACGAGTACTACCGGGAAATCCGCCCCGAATGGGAAAGCGAAACCGCACGCCTGCAACACTGGGCGGCCACCATGCGGGCGGTCAAAACCGAAATCCTTTGGGTAACGCGGCAGAACTGGCCGCAGGCCATGCTTGAAGCCGCGCGGAAAAAAGGCTTGAAAAACATCCTGCTCCCGCTGCACACCGAACACGGCAAAGCCGCAGCCGAAGTTTTTCAGACGGCCTCCGATATAGCAGTCAAAACCTTCGACCGCCCGATCGAAGAATGGAAAGACGAATACTTCGCCGACATCGACGCAGGCTTTACCTCCGCCCGCTGCGGCATCGCCCACACCGGCACCCTGATCCTCTGGCCCGACGCGCAAGAGCCGCGCAGCCAAAGCCTCGTCCCGCCCGTACACATCTGCCTGTTCGACACCGCAAAAATGTACGACACCTTCCACCATGCCGTTGCCGGCGAAAACATGGCGCAAAACATGCCCACCAACGTCGTCCTCGTTTCCGGCCCCTCCAAAACCGCCGACATCCAACTGACCCTGGCCTACGGCGCACACGGCCCGCGCGACCTGATCGTCCTTGCCGTCCTGCCCGACCACATCGCCCCGTCATACATGGAGACCGCCGCATGA